A window of Flammeovirga kamogawensis genomic DNA:
ACCAGACACTTCTTCTTCTGCAGAAGCACAAACAACTAAATTAAAAGGTAGGTTTGCTTGGGCATGAAAATATAAAAACGTAGCTATTAAACTTACCAAAGGTCCACCAGCATCATTACTACCTAAGCCATATAATTTCCCATCTTCAACTTCAGGGTTAAAAGGATCTTTAGTCCAATCTTTATTTGGTTTTACAGTATCAATGTGCGAATTCAATAAAAATGTAGGCTTACTTTCATCAAAATGAATATTCTTAGCCCATAAGTTTCTTTTATATTGATGTACTTCAACGCCATTATCAACAAAAAACTGCTTTACTATGGCAGCTACTGCATCTTCCTCTCTACTTAATGATTTTGTAGCAATCATGTTTTTCAATAAGGCAATGGCTTTATCTGTAAGTTCTTGATGTTTCATTTGTTTCTATTTTGCCGTAAAATTAACTACTTATTTCTTCAAAAAGAAAATGCATGTTATCAGTTTCCTGGCAACATGCATTTATTAATAGTCAAATTACGGATGAGTTATGCGCCTATTATCTTTGTTCCTATAGGTGTATTTGCTAATACCCCTTCTACTTTGCCTAACCATACTTCAGCAACAGAAGCATCGATGGCATCAAATGCATTTTTTAGTTTAGGTAACATTCCATCTGCTACAATTCCTTCTTCTTTAAATTGAGCAAATTTTGTAGGATTTAGAACAGGTACAAGAGAATTGTCATCATTTACATCTAACAATACGCCTGCTTTCTCAAAACAATAACGAAGAGAAACTTCATGTCCTGCTTTACCCAATGCAACAGCAACAGCTTGTGCCATTGTATCTGCATTTGTATTAAATAATTGTCCTTTACCATCGTGAGTTAAAGGAGCAATTACAGGTGTTATATTCTGTTCAGCAAAATTAATAATTGGTGCTGCATTGGCTTTTCTAACATCACCAACAAAACCATAATCAATTTCCCAACCAGTACGTTTATCTGCTTCAATAATATTAGCGTCAGCACCTGTCAGTCCTATTGCATTACAACCTTTGGCCTGTAATTGAGCAATAATTCTTTTATTTACTAACCCACCATATACCATGGTCACAACTTCTAAAGTTTCCGCATCTGTAACACGTCTGCCATCTACCATTTTTGGTTCAATTCCCAAACGTTGTGCCATTGCGGTAGCTAATTTACCACCACCATGCACTAATACTTTTGCTCCTTCTAGCTGAGAAAATTGCTCTAAGAATGAGGCTAATGCTGCTTCATCATTAATAACATTTCCGCCAACTTTTATGACTGATATTTTCATATTAAAAAACACAAAGGCATCCTTAAAAGAATGCCTTTTGTAAATTATTTATTCTCTAAAATTGTTTTTAAAACGGCTGCTGCTGCAAAAGTTCTGTTATTTGCTTCTGCAATAATTAATGAGTTATCGCTATCTAAAACTCCATCACTTGCAACCACATTTCTACGAATTGGAAGACAGTGCATAAACTTACCATTGTTCGTTAATGCCATTTTTTCTTCAGTTACTTCCCATGAAGTATCCTTACAAACAACTTTACCGTATTCAGTAGTTGATGACCAGTTCTTAGCATAAACAAAATCAGCATCTTTTAATGCCTCATCTTGATTATTTGTAAATTTAGCATCTCCTGTAAATTCAGGATCTAAATCATACCCTTCTGGTGCCGCAATCACTAATTCAACATCATCTGCCGCATTCATCCATTCAGCAAAAGAATTTGGAACAGCCTGAGGTAATGCTCTTGGATGAGGTGCCCATGTTAAAACAACTTTCTTCTTTGGTTTATCAGAGTTCTCTCTAATTGTTACCAAATCTGCTAAAGATTGCAACGGGTGACGTGTTGCAGACTCTAAACTTACGATTGGAGAGTGAGAATACTTTACAAAGTCTTTCATCACTGCATCTGCATAATCGTCTTCCTTATTTTGTAGGTTAGGGAACGAACGCACACCGATAATATCACAATATTGGCTAATAACAGCTGCAGCATCTTTTAAATGCTCTGCCTTATCACCATCCATTATAACACCATCTTGTGTTTCAATTTTCCAACCTTCTTTATCAATATTCATTACCATCACATCCATTCCTAAATGGCGTGCGGCACGTTGTGTACTTAATCTTGTTCTTAAACTAGGATTGAAAAAAATCAAACCAAGCATTTTATTTTTCCCTACATCACCAAAAGCAACAGGGTTCGCTTTAATCTCTAAGGCTGTTTTTACGAGTTCATCTAAATTTTGAACATCGTTTACCGATAAAAATTTATCCATGATCTTATTGTGCTAATTCTTTAGTAACTGCATTAAAAGCATCTACAAAAAGTTGTGCTTGTTCTTGTGTTAATGTTAAAGGTGGTAGCAATCTAATTGTATTTTTATTAGATGATGCACCTGTGAATATTTTATGATCAAAAAGTAATTGCTTACGCATTGGTGCAACTGCTTCGTTCATTTCAATACCTAACATTAATCCTTTACCTCTGATTTCTTTAATTGATGGATTATCCTTCAACTGTTCAACTATCCATTCACCCAAAACAACTGATTTTTCAATCAAGTTCTCTTTTGCTAAAACATCAAGAACAGCAATACCAGCAGCACATGCTAAATGATTACCACCAAAAGTTGTCCCTAACATTCCGTAAGAAGCTTCAAACTTTGGAGAAATAAATACACCTCCAATTGGGAAACCATTACCCATACCTTTAGCCATTGTTACAACATCTGGAGTAACATTGTACCATTGGTGTGCAAAGAAACGTCCGCTTCTTCCGTAGCCTGACTGAATTTCATCAGCAATAAAAACAGCATTTGTTTCATCACAAAGTGTTCTTATTGTTTGCATAAATTCTTCTGTTGGCTCATAAATACCTCCAATACCTTGGATACCTTCAATAATTACGGCGCAGATTTCACTTTCAGAAAATGCCTTTTTCAGAGCATTAACATCATTAAAAGGAAGAATTAATGTATCGTGTACCGCATTTACAGGGGCAACGATATTTGGGTTATCCGTAGTAGCTACAGCTAACGATGTTCTACCATGAAAACCTTTAGAGAAAGAAATAATCTTTGTTTTCTTGTTATAAAAAGAGGCTAATTTAAATGCATTCTCATTGGCTTCTGCTCCTGAGTTACATAAAAATAAATTCCAATCGTGGTAACAAGATGCCTCTCCTAGCTTCTCTGCCAACTCCTTCTGTAGTGGGTTTTGAATACTATTTGAGTAGAATACCAAGTTATCTAATTGATCACTTAGTTTTTGTTTATAATGAGGATGAGAATGACCAATAGAAATCACAGCATGACCTCCATATAAATCTAAATATTTCTCATCATTTTTATCGTAAATCCATACATCCTCTCCCTTTACAGGTTCTATATTGAATAGAGGATATACATCAAATAAATTTGCCATCTTCTGATTAATTTAAGCTGTAAAGTGATTTAAAATGCCATTGGTTTTAAATTCAATCCTAACTTTTCGTCAAGACCAAAAATTAAGTTCATGTTCTGAACTGCTTGCCCAACTGCTCCTTTTAAAAGATTATCAATTGCAGAAGTTACTAGAAGAGTATCATCATGTTTTTCAATGCTGATAAACCCTCTATTTGTATTTACCACCAATTTTAAATCAAGTGCTCCATCTATTACATGTGTAAATGCGGCATCACCGTAATAATCTTTAAATAATTTTACAGCTTCTTCCTGTGATAAATCAGATTTTAAATAACAAGAAGCCAGAATTCCTCTTGTGAAATTCCCTCTATAAGGAATAAAGTTAATCTTATGATTAAATCCATCTTGCAATTGATTCATCGTCTGACCAATCTCTAAAAGATGTTGATGGTTGAAAGCTTTATAATGCGAGATATTGCTTGTTCTCCAAGTAAATGCTGTACTTGCCATTAATTTCACACCTGCTCCTGTAGAACCTGTAATTGCACTAATGTGTACTTCATCATTTAATTTTTGAGCTGCTGCTAGGGGTAACAATGCTATTTGTATAGCCGTTGCAAAACAACCAGGATTTGCAATATTTTTAGCAGATTTAATTGCTTCTCTCTGTAATTCTGGTAAACCATAAATAAACTCACGGTCACCAATTTTCATTGATCTATCTTGAACAATTCCTTCGCCTAATCTAAAATCTTGACTAAGGTCAATAATCACAGTTTCTGCAGGAAATGTATTGTCTTCTAAAAACTTAACAGACTCACCATGTCCTAAACACAAGAAAACAACTTCAGCCTGTCCTATTTCACCAGTAAAAACTAAATCAGTTTCACCAAATAAATCTTTATGAGAATTGTATACAGGTTTTCCTACCTGGCTACGGCTATGAACATATGCAATTTCAACTTCAGGGTGGTTAATTAATACTCTTAATAATTCTCCGCCAGTCATGCCAGCACCACCGATGATTCCTACTTTCATTATCTTGTTTGTTTTAAAAATTAGCGAGTTTGTTGTTTTAAAAAAGGATGTAGGACTTTTCCTACACCCTTAGTTTTTTACCAATTCAATTTATCAGGTTTAATATCTATTCAGAAACCTTCTCTTCGGCAGCTTCTTTTACTTTACCGAAGATCATGTTTTGATTTGCTAAGATTGTTGCAAAACCACGAGCATCTTCACCAGTCCAAGCATTGTTCATTTCACCATAAGCTCCAAATGTGCTGTTCATCAAATCATATTTAGACTCAATTCCCTCTAATTCAAATCTGTAAGGGTGTAATGTTACAAATACTTCACCTGTTACGTGATCTTGTGTATCTGCTAAGAACTTCTCGATATTACGCATTACAGGATCAATCCATTGTCCTTCGTGCGTTAACATACCATAGTAGTTACCTAATTGCTCTTTCCAATACAATTGCCATTTCGTCAATGTATGTTTTTCTAATAAGTGATGAGCTTTAATTGTTAATACAGGTGCAGCAGCTTCAAAACCAACTCTACCTTTAATACCAATAATAGTATCACCAACATGGATATCTCTTCCGATACCGAAAGGAGAAGCAATTTTATTTAATTCTTGAATTGCCTGAACTGGCTTGTCAAAAATCTTTCCATCAATACCTACTAATTCTCCCTTCTCGAAAGTTAAACTCAGTTTTTTGGGAATTGTTTCAGTTACCTGTGTAGGGAAAGCTTCTTCTGGTAATGTATTACGAGAACCTAAAGTTTCTTTTCCTCCAACAGAAGTACCCCATAAACCTTGATTAATAGAGTACATTGATTTAGACCAATCTCCATCAACACCTTTAGCAATTAAGTAATCAATCTCATCTTGACGTGATAATTGATTATCTCTGATCGGTGTGATAATTTCAGCCTCAGGGCAGATAATTTTAAAAGCCATATCAAAACGGATTTGGTCGTTACCAGCACCCGTAGATCCATGAGCAATACTATCTGCATCAATTTTTTTTGCATATTCTGCAATTGCTAAAGCTTGGAATACACGCTCTGCACTTACAGATAATGGATAAGTATTGTATCTTAAAGCATTTCCGAACACCAAGTATTTTACACATTGGTCGTAAAATGTTTCTGTCTGATCTAATGTAATATGAGAAGCTACACCTAATTTGTAAGCTTTTTCCTCAATTTCTTTCAACTCTTCGTCCGAGAAACCTCCTGTCTGAACGATAGCGGTATGCACTTCTAACCCTCTTTCTTCTGATAGATACTTTACACAATAAGTTGTATCTAATCCACCACTAAAGGCCAAAACCACTTTATTACTCATCTTACTAAATATTTGTATTGTTAATTTCTTTGTCGTTACTCTACTCCAGTATCAACTGTTGATTTGTATCTCGGATCTTTTGGATCGAAAATCATTCCCGTACATAAGCAATGCTTACGTTCCGTACGTTGCAGAATATCATAATTCACACAACTCTGACAACCTTTCCAAAATTGTTCATCATCTGTCAATTCAGAAAATGTAACAGGTCTATACCCTAGCTCACTATTAATTCTCATAACAGGTAAACTTGTAGTTAAACCAAATAATTTTGCATCAGGGTATTTCTTTCTAGAAAGTTGAAAAGCTTTCTTCTTAATTGCTTTTGCTAAACCTGTACCTCTAAATTTAGGATTCACTATTAAACCTGAATTGGCTACATATTTATTATGTCCCCAAGATTCAATATAACAAAACCCTGCAAAAGTACCATCGTCAGCAATTGCAATAACTCCTTTACCTTCTACAAATTTATTTTCTATATAATCAATGCTTCTTTTTGCAATACCAGTACCTCTGGCTTTTGCTGATTCTTCGATCTGAGAACAGATATCCTTCGCATATTCTCTATGCTCATTAATGTCTGCCTCAATAATTGAAAAACTCGATATATGCTGCATTTCTTGAATTAAATTCTTTACTGTCATTTCTAAAACTCTTAAGGAGTAAGTAAATCAGTGAGATTTTTTCTACGCCTCTTTTATAAAGGTACGTTGTTTTTTTATTTAAAATTTAAAACAACTTTTAATGAGAAATATTATCGGCGTTTACGATTATCAATTGAATACATACCGCCAAAAACTTCCCTCTCTAAAACAGGAAATTCTGATAAAATCAGTGGTTCGCTATGTATATTTTTGTTTATCATTATCATAAATTGATAATCAAATGTAGGGCTATAACTATGATAAATTCAAGTAAACCAACGTTTTATTAGCACTTTTTTAAAAAATAAATTCTACTGATGAAATATTTTAAATACACTGTGTTAAATTTTGAACACTACTATTTATCGTGTTAAATTTTGAACACTTTCATAAAATCTTAAAACTTATAGAAAAGGAATTTTGTTGTAAAAAAGCACTTTAAAATCGACTTAAAA
This region includes:
- the argB gene encoding acetylglutamate kinase — protein: MKISVIKVGGNVINDEAALASFLEQFSQLEGAKVLVHGGGKLATAMAQRLGIEPKMVDGRRVTDAETLEVVTMVYGGLVNKRIIAQLQAKGCNAIGLTGADANIIEADKRTGWEIDYGFVGDVRKANAAPIINFAEQNITPVIAPLTHDGKGQLFNTNADTMAQAVAVALGKAGHEVSLRYCFEKAGVLLDVNDDNSLVPVLNPTKFAQFKEEGIVADGMLPKLKNAFDAIDASVAEVWLGKVEGVLANTPIGTKIIGA
- the argC gene encoding N-acetyl-gamma-glutamyl-phosphate reductase — translated: MKVGIIGGAGMTGGELLRVLINHPEVEIAYVHSRSQVGKPVYNSHKDLFGETDLVFTGEIGQAEVVFLCLGHGESVKFLEDNTFPAETVIIDLSQDFRLGEGIVQDRSMKIGDREFIYGLPELQREAIKSAKNIANPGCFATAIQIALLPLAAAQKLNDEVHISAITGSTGAGVKLMASTAFTWRTSNISHYKAFNHQHLLEIGQTMNQLQDGFNHKINFIPYRGNFTRGILASCYLKSDLSQEEAVKLFKDYYGDAAFTHVIDGALDLKLVVNTNRGFISIEKHDDTLLVTSAIDNLLKGAVGQAVQNMNLIFGLDEKLGLNLKPMAF
- a CDS encoding aspartate aminotransferase family protein, giving the protein MANLFDVYPLFNIEPVKGEDVWIYDKNDEKYLDLYGGHAVISIGHSHPHYKQKLSDQLDNLVFYSNSIQNPLQKELAEKLGEASCYHDWNLFLCNSGAEANENAFKLASFYNKKTKIISFSKGFHGRTSLAVATTDNPNIVAPVNAVHDTLILPFNDVNALKKAFSESEICAVIIEGIQGIGGIYEPTEEFMQTIRTLCDETNAVFIADEIQSGYGRSGRFFAHQWYNVTPDVVTMAKGMGNGFPIGGVFISPKFEASYGMLGTTFGGNHLACAAGIAVLDVLAKENLIEKSVVLGEWIVEQLKDNPSIKEIRGKGLMLGIEMNEAVAPMRKQLLFDHKIFTGASSNKNTIRLLPPLTLTQEQAQLFVDAFNAVTKELAQ
- a CDS encoding N-acetylornithine carbamoyltransferase codes for the protein MDKFLSVNDVQNLDELVKTALEIKANPVAFGDVGKNKMLGLIFFNPSLRTRLSTQRAARHLGMDVMVMNIDKEGWKIETQDGVIMDGDKAEHLKDAAAVISQYCDIIGVRSFPNLQNKEDDYADAVMKDFVKYSHSPIVSLESATRHPLQSLADLVTIRENSDKPKKKVVLTWAPHPRALPQAVPNSFAEWMNAADDVELVIAAPEGYDLDPEFTGDAKFTNNQDEALKDADFVYAKNWSSTTEYGKVVCKDTSWEVTEEKMALTNNGKFMHCLPIRRNVVASDGVLDSDNSLIIAEANNRTFAAAAVLKTILENK
- the argG gene encoding argininosuccinate synthase; the encoded protein is MSNKVVLAFSGGLDTTYCVKYLSEERGLEVHTAIVQTGGFSDEELKEIEEKAYKLGVASHITLDQTETFYDQCVKYLVFGNALRYNTYPLSVSAERVFQALAIAEYAKKIDADSIAHGSTGAGNDQIRFDMAFKIICPEAEIITPIRDNQLSRQDEIDYLIAKGVDGDWSKSMYSINQGLWGTSVGGKETLGSRNTLPEEAFPTQVTETIPKKLSLTFEKGELVGIDGKIFDKPVQAIQELNKIASPFGIGRDIHVGDTIIGIKGRVGFEAAAPVLTIKAHHLLEKHTLTKWQLYWKEQLGNYYGMLTHEGQWIDPVMRNIEKFLADTQDHVTGEVFVTLHPYRFELEGIESKYDLMNSTFGAYGEMNNAWTGEDARGFATILANQNMIFGKVKEAAEEKVSE
- a CDS encoding GNAT family N-acetyltransferase — encoded protein: MTVKNLIQEMQHISSFSIIEADINEHREYAKDICSQIEESAKARGTGIAKRSIDYIENKFVEGKGVIAIADDGTFAGFCYIESWGHNKYVANSGLIVNPKFRGTGLAKAIKKKAFQLSRKKYPDAKLFGLTTSLPVMRINSELGYRPVTFSELTDDEQFWKGCQSCVNYDILQRTERKHCLCTGMIFDPKDPRYKSTVDTGVE